One window of Sinorhizobium fredii NGR234 genomic DNA carries:
- the tyrS gene encoding tyrosine--tRNA ligase: MSEFKSDFLRTLHERGFIQQTSDDTGLDELFRKETVTAYIGFDPTAPSLHAGGLIQIMMLHWLQATGHRAISLMGGGTGMVGDPSFKDEARQLMTPETIAANIASIKTVFSNYLSYGEGPRDALMINNADWLLGINYLEFLRDVGRHFSVNRMLSFDSVKTRLDREQSLSFLEFNYMILQAYDFVELNKRYDCRLQMGGSDQWGNIINGIDLGHRMGTPQLYALTSPLLTTASGAKMGKSVNGAIWLNPDMLGTYDFWQYWRNTEDADVTRFLKLYTTLPMPEIERLSKLGGSEINEVKKILATEITATLHGRAAAENAAETARKTFEEGALAEDLPSIEVPAPELETGLGLLTLVVRAGLAASNGEARRHVQGGGVRINDEQINDERRVVGSADVTGDGVIKLSLGKKKHILVRPV; the protein is encoded by the coding sequence ATGTCCGAGTTCAAGTCCGATTTCCTCCGCACCCTTCACGAGCGCGGTTTCATCCAACAGACATCGGATGATACCGGCCTCGATGAATTGTTCCGGAAGGAAACCGTGACTGCCTATATCGGCTTCGATCCGACGGCGCCGAGCCTTCACGCAGGCGGACTTATCCAGATCATGATGCTGCACTGGCTTCAGGCGACGGGGCACCGGGCCATCTCCCTTATGGGCGGAGGCACCGGTATGGTTGGCGACCCGTCCTTCAAGGACGAGGCACGGCAGTTGATGACGCCGGAAACCATCGCTGCCAACATCGCCAGCATCAAGACGGTCTTCTCGAACTACCTCAGCTATGGCGAGGGGCCGAGGGATGCGTTGATGATCAACAACGCCGATTGGCTGCTGGGTATCAACTATCTCGAGTTCCTGCGCGACGTCGGCCGTCACTTCTCGGTCAATCGCATGCTTTCCTTCGACAGCGTCAAGACGCGCCTCGATCGCGAGCAGTCGCTGTCGTTCCTCGAATTCAACTACATGATCCTGCAGGCCTACGATTTCGTCGAGCTCAACAAACGTTACGACTGCCGTCTGCAGATGGGCGGTTCGGACCAGTGGGGCAACATCATCAACGGCATCGATCTCGGCCACCGGATGGGAACGCCGCAACTTTATGCGCTGACCTCGCCGCTGCTGACGACGGCCTCCGGCGCCAAGATGGGCAAGTCGGTGAACGGCGCCATCTGGCTCAATCCGGATATGCTCGGCACTTATGATTTCTGGCAATACTGGCGCAACACCGAGGATGCCGACGTCACGCGCTTCCTGAAGCTCTACACGACTTTGCCGATGCCGGAAATCGAGCGGCTGTCGAAGCTTGGCGGCTCCGAGATCAACGAAGTGAAGAAGATCCTGGCGACGGAAATTACTGCCACGCTGCACGGTCGGGCAGCCGCGGAGAATGCAGCGGAAACCGCCCGCAAGACCTTCGAGGAAGGTGCGCTTGCGGAGGACCTGCCGTCGATCGAGGTGCCCGCTCCGGAGCTTGAAACGGGTCTGGGTCTTCTGACGCTGGTGGTGCGTGCCGGCCTTGCGGCATCGAACGGCGAGGCGCGCCGCCACGTCCAGGGCGGTGGCGTTCGCATCAACGACGAGCAGATCAACGACGAACGCCGGGTGGTCGGCAGCGCCGATGTCACCGGCGATGGCGTTATCAAGCTGTCGCTCGGCAAGAAGAAGCACATCCTGGTGCGGCCTGTCTGA
- a CDS encoding anhydro-N-acetylmuramic acid kinase, giving the protein MGKVLTAIGLMSGTSMDGIDVALIETDGETIVRRGPSAGYAYEPRFRDRLKQGLEDAKSIRKRDERPGALAELERDLTLRHAESVKVFLYENNLLRNNIDVIGFHGQTVLHRPDEALTVQIGDGELLARETLIDVVFDMRANDMVHGGQGAPLIPAYHAALARGLSESSEIETPVAFVNIGGISNITFIGAGDGIVAYDSGPGNTLIDQWVEAQAGIPYDQGGMIASEGSVLPELAERYLAHPFFSSEKRRSLDRNDFSPPAATDASLEDGARTLAHVTAAAILQSARHLPKNPATYIVCGGGRLNPVIMGDLGSLAEAAGGRVLAAEALGLNGDSMEAEAWAYLAVRSLRGLPLSYPGTTGVRRPVSGGRRAARPKDALGAQG; this is encoded by the coding sequence ATGGGCAAGGTGTTGACGGCGATCGGCCTGATGAGCGGCACGAGCATGGATGGGATCGATGTCGCCCTTATCGAGACCGACGGCGAGACGATCGTTCGAAGAGGACCGTCAGCCGGATATGCCTATGAGCCGCGTTTCCGGGACCGTCTGAAGCAGGGACTCGAAGATGCCAAGTCGATCCGCAAAAGGGACGAGCGGCCCGGTGCACTGGCGGAACTCGAGCGAGATCTGACGTTGCGGCACGCAGAGTCTGTTAAGGTATTCCTTTACGAAAACAATCTGTTGCGGAACAATATTGATGTAATAGGTTTCCATGGACAGACGGTCCTGCACCGGCCCGATGAGGCCTTGACCGTGCAGATCGGCGATGGAGAACTGCTGGCGCGGGAAACGCTGATCGACGTCGTCTTCGACATGCGCGCGAACGACATGGTCCATGGCGGCCAGGGAGCGCCTCTGATCCCGGCCTATCACGCCGCCTTGGCGCGTGGCTTGTCCGAAAGCTCGGAGATCGAAACGCCCGTTGCCTTTGTGAATATCGGCGGCATTTCGAATATCACCTTCATCGGGGCGGGTGATGGAATCGTTGCTTATGACAGCGGGCCGGGAAACACGTTGATCGACCAGTGGGTGGAAGCCCAGGCGGGCATTCCCTATGACCAGGGCGGCATGATTGCGAGCGAAGGCTCGGTGCTGCCGGAGCTTGCCGAACGCTACCTCGCTCATCCCTTCTTCTCGTCGGAAAAGCGTCGCTCGCTCGACCGCAACGACTTTTCGCCGCCCGCCGCTACCGACGCCAGCCTGGAAGACGGCGCCCGCACCTTGGCGCATGTGACGGCGGCCGCCATCTTGCAATCCGCACGCCATCTTCCAAAAAATCCGGCGACTTACATCGTCTGCGGCGGCGGCCGCCTCAATCCCGTCATCATGGGGGACCTGGGCTCGCTTGCCGAGGCAGCAGGCGGGCGGGTGCTGGCCGCTGAGGCGCTGGGTCTGAACGGCGATTCGATGGAAGCAGAAGCCTGGGCCTACTTGGCCGTAAGATCGTTGCGCGGGCTGCCCTTGAGTTATCCCGGCACGACAGGCGTCAGGCGGCCGGTAAGCGGCGGGCGGCGGGCGGCCAGGCCGAAAGATGCATTGGGGGCACAAGGCTGA
- a CDS encoding ferritin-like domain-containing protein: MLPQFHSLRGAAVEAIRASDLAVKTELAQEAARRWQARTLSLRSPLDRPVPARPGRPERPILTPPTQVKRRSLGSLKGRIALLHAIAHIELNAVDLAFDIVARFATEPVPQSFFDGWMQVAFEEAKHFRLVRQRLNDLGADYGDLPAHDGLWQAAHDTRNDLTARLAVVPLILEARGLDVTPALQAKMRETGDDESAAVLDVIYEDEKGHVAVGAKWFRFLCARQKKDPAATFQALVRANFRGPLKAPFNDIARAEAGLTPSFYRSMTASRNI, encoded by the coding sequence GTGCTTCCGCAATTCCACAGTCTGCGCGGCGCCGCCGTCGAAGCGATACGCGCCAGTGACCTGGCGGTCAAAACCGAGCTCGCGCAGGAGGCTGCGCGTCGCTGGCAGGCGCGAACGCTCTCCTTGCGCTCGCCGCTCGATCGGCCCGTTCCGGCACGGCCGGGCCGGCCGGAAAGGCCCATTCTCACGCCGCCGACGCAGGTCAAGCGGCGATCCCTCGGTTCCTTGAAGGGCCGAATCGCCCTCCTCCATGCGATTGCCCATATCGAATTGAATGCCGTCGATCTCGCGTTCGACATCGTCGCCCGCTTCGCCACGGAGCCGGTGCCGCAATCCTTTTTCGACGGATGGATGCAGGTGGCTTTCGAGGAGGCCAAGCATTTTCGGTTGGTGCGGCAAAGGCTTAACGATCTGGGCGCCGATTATGGCGACCTGCCGGCCCACGACGGTCTGTGGCAGGCCGCCCACGACACGCGCAACGATCTGACCGCCCGGCTTGCCGTGGTGCCGCTCATCCTGGAGGCGCGCGGCCTGGACGTCACGCCGGCACTGCAGGCGAAGATGCGCGAAACCGGCGACGATGAAAGTGCTGCAGTTCTCGACGTCATCTATGAAGACGAGAAGGGCCATGTCGCCGTTGGAGCAAAGTGGTTCCGCTTCCTGTGCGCCCGACAGAAGAAGGATCCGGCCGCGACCTTCCAGGCCCTCGTGCGGGCAAACTTCCGTGGACCGCTGAAGGCACCCTTCAACGACATCGCGCGGGCCGAAGCCGGCCTGACGCCATCATTTTACCGGTCGATGACCGCCTCCAGGAACATCTGA
- a CDS encoding alpha/beta hydrolase, with protein sequence MPEIIFNGPAGRLEGRYQPSKQKSAPIAIILHPHPQFGGTMNNQIVYQLFYMFQKRGFTTLRFNFRGIGRSQGEFDHGAGELSDAASALDWVQSLHPDSKSCWVAGYSFGAWIGMQLLMRRPEIEGFMAVAPQPNIYDFSFLAPCPSSGLIINGDADKVAPEKDVNGLVEKLKAQKGILITHRMVAGANHFFNGQVETLMTECEDYLDRRLNGELVPEPAAKRIR encoded by the coding sequence ATGCCCGAAATCATCTTCAACGGACCGGCCGGTCGCCTCGAAGGCCGCTATCAGCCTTCGAAGCAGAAGAGCGCACCGATCGCGATCATCCTGCACCCGCATCCGCAGTTTGGCGGCACGATGAACAACCAGATCGTCTACCAGCTCTTCTACATGTTCCAGAAACGCGGCTTCACGACCTTGCGGTTCAATTTCCGCGGCATCGGCCGCAGCCAGGGCGAATTCGATCATGGTGCGGGCGAGCTGTCCGATGCGGCCTCGGCGCTCGACTGGGTGCAGAGCCTGCATCCCGACTCGAAGAGCTGCTGGGTCGCCGGCTATTCGTTCGGCGCCTGGATCGGCATGCAGCTCCTGATGCGCCGGCCGGAAATCGAAGGTTTCATGGCGGTTGCGCCGCAGCCCAACATCTATGATTTCTCGTTCCTGGCACCCTGCCCGTCGTCTGGCCTCATCATCAATGGCGACGCCGACAAAGTCGCGCCCGAGAAGGATGTGAACGGCCTCGTCGAAAAGCTGAAGGCGCAGAAGGGCATCCTGATCACGCACAGGATGGTTGCGGGCGCGAACCATTTCTTCAACGGCCAGGTCGAAACCCTGATGACGGAATGCGAGGACTACCTCGACCGCCGCCTCAATGGTGAGCTGGTACCGGAGCCCGCGGCCAAGCGTATCCGCTAA
- a CDS encoding DUF3971 domain-containing protein, which produces MSDIRGERVCFRKEDIVALDALPSAQAHDPVIVHTPLSGGGLRLLGKILLCCSLVAFVIVATLIAVIESGLVDGPLNARARAALNSALGANYDADVESTVVRLTGRGALALKARGVTLNDTASGRPVAKLAAVSIALDPFALMTGRIAVSRLEAEGGELDTGLLPRGKPIDLTAIRIADTGTALEKLFTHIDAMSRLTARSATRTVQLSDLSLSVTGARGRIVPVDVRMLAFSRDTNGSIQVDGSIAIDGKEAQLEARAFGPGDSIGGIEAVFRSLPLSPFLYHGKSDSEEAFGIDAGAEVSLRATRAAKGTQPALAVGVRTSAGTFHAGGLVSALRPSELNVSYDFDRASVEILPSAVKIGRSNFPFTGALIDLDKVAEGSQGGFAVDLLLKDASSDPEDMQERPLSFDAKANGRFEAGSHRLIFDQLVISSPLGSMAGSLAVAFGNTSPQINFAAVSDRMQPAAVKQLWPWWVAKGARRWAIGNLFGGTVSDARIEVSIPEGRIANSGGELKLNEDELNINFAIDNTRINIAGEIPPLRDTAGHFELSGERMTVDVRGGAAFFPSGRTVALNGGNFVIPDVYSKPLMAEMKIEVGGEADSIAELVSYKPIRALQKTPFVPEDFTGPMTALVGARFGLISNQKPPPPLWQAEMQLQKVSINRPVSGRAIADLSGRMRIDNTEAVLDADALIDGAKMRIALTEPVDAKADVKRTREISGTLDDAARRKIAPALSGIVSGPVGVEVSLSDDGSQSVKADLGKAVLSLPWIGWNKGAGIAANAEFTVKKSDAVTEIDDFRIQGDGFGAAGDLRVDDDGLALARLRDVRLASGDDFAVTVERARGGHVVALTGSSADIRLPLARAKGQSGSGDDGNVKISARLDRVVGFNGEVFSNVSFLHSARGQEIDDIDLSAVTASGQAVVARLVKAGPDNTLELTTSDAGALARFTDIYRNMRGGLLNLRLRDRGAGSWRGTVDLRKFSLIGEQKLQSMVSTPAGQDGRSLNQAVRRDIDVSTARFERGFAQLLLDRGVIRVDSGVLRGIDVGATFQGTVRDSNGRMDMTGTFMPAYGINRLFGELPLIGVLLGNGRDRGLLGITFKLTGPFNQPHLAINPLSLIAPGVFRSIFEFQ; this is translated from the coding sequence ATGAGTGATATCCGCGGCGAAAGGGTTTGCTTTCGCAAGGAAGATATCGTCGCGCTGGACGCGCTGCCCTCGGCCCAGGCCCATGATCCGGTCATCGTGCACACGCCCTTGTCCGGAGGCGGCTTGCGTCTGCTTGGCAAGATTCTGCTTTGCTGCTCACTTGTGGCCTTCGTCATCGTTGCCACGCTCATCGCCGTCATCGAAAGCGGCCTCGTTGACGGCCCCCTGAACGCCCGCGCCCGCGCAGCGCTCAACAGTGCCCTTGGAGCCAACTACGACGCCGACGTCGAAAGCACCGTGGTCCGCCTCACCGGTCGCGGCGCGCTCGCGCTCAAGGCGCGCGGCGTCACGCTGAACGACACCGCCTCCGGGCGCCCGGTTGCCAAGCTCGCGGCCGTCTCCATTGCGCTCGATCCCTTTGCCCTGATGACCGGCCGCATCGCCGTGTCGCGGCTGGAAGCGGAAGGTGGCGAACTCGATACCGGGCTCCTGCCGCGTGGCAAGCCGATTGACTTGACAGCGATTCGCATCGCCGACACCGGCACGGCGCTTGAAAAACTGTTCACGCATATCGATGCCATGTCGCGGTTGACGGCGCGAAGTGCCACAAGAACCGTTCAGCTTTCGGACCTCTCCCTGTCGGTGACCGGGGCACGCGGGCGGATCGTTCCGGTCGATGTGAGGATGCTGGCCTTCAGCCGCGATACCAATGGCTCCATTCAGGTCGATGGCTCGATTGCCATCGACGGCAAGGAAGCGCAGCTCGAAGCCCGAGCCTTCGGGCCAGGCGACAGCATCGGCGGCATCGAGGCAGTCTTTAGATCCCTGCCGCTTTCGCCGTTCCTGTACCACGGCAAATCGGACAGCGAGGAGGCCTTCGGGATCGACGCCGGCGCCGAGGTCAGTCTCAGGGCAACGCGCGCTGCGAAGGGCACGCAGCCGGCTTTGGCAGTCGGCGTCAGGACATCTGCAGGGACATTTCACGCCGGAGGACTCGTCTCTGCGCTCAGGCCGTCGGAATTGAACGTCTCTTACGATTTTGACCGGGCGTCGGTGGAGATATTGCCGTCAGCGGTCAAGATCGGGCGTTCGAACTTTCCTTTCACCGGCGCCCTGATCGACCTCGACAAGGTCGCGGAGGGAAGCCAAGGGGGCTTTGCGGTCGATCTGCTGTTGAAAGACGCAAGCTCCGATCCCGAAGACATGCAGGAGCGGCCGCTATCCTTCGACGCCAAGGCGAATGGCCGATTCGAGGCCGGCAGCCACCGGCTGATCTTCGACCAGCTGGTGATATCGAGCCCGCTGGGGTCCATGGCGGGCTCACTCGCGGTCGCCTTCGGCAACACGTCGCCGCAGATCAATTTCGCTGCGGTCAGTGACCGCATGCAACCCGCCGCGGTCAAGCAATTGTGGCCCTGGTGGGTAGCCAAGGGTGCCCGACGATGGGCGATCGGCAATCTCTTCGGCGGGACGGTGTCGGATGCGCGCATAGAGGTCTCGATCCCGGAGGGGAGAATTGCCAACAGCGGTGGCGAGTTGAAGCTCAACGAGGACGAACTCAATATCAACTTTGCCATCGACAACACCCGCATCAATATCGCCGGCGAGATTCCGCCGCTGCGCGATACTGCCGGGCATTTCGAATTGAGTGGCGAGCGCATGACCGTCGACGTGCGCGGCGGCGCAGCCTTCTTCCCCTCCGGTCGCACCGTAGCCCTGAACGGCGGCAACTTCGTCATTCCGGATGTCTACAGCAAGCCGTTGATGGCGGAAATGAAGATCGAGGTCGGTGGAGAAGCCGACTCGATAGCCGAACTCGTCAGCTACAAGCCGATCCGGGCCCTGCAGAAAACGCCTTTCGTACCGGAGGATTTCACCGGCCCGATGACCGCGTTGGTCGGTGCCCGTTTCGGCCTGATCTCCAACCAGAAACCGCCGCCACCCTTGTGGCAGGCGGAGATGCAGTTGCAGAAGGTGTCGATAAACCGGCCGGTTTCCGGCCGCGCGATCGCGGACCTGTCGGGAAGGATGCGGATCGATAACACCGAGGCGGTTCTCGACGCCGATGCCCTGATCGACGGCGCAAAAATGCGCATCGCGCTGACCGAGCCGGTGGATGCCAAGGCGGATGTGAAGCGGACACGCGAGATTTCGGGAACTCTCGACGACGCGGCACGCCGCAAGATCGCTCCTGCCTTGTCCGGGATCGTCAGCGGACCGGTCGGCGTGGAAGTGTCCCTTTCGGATGACGGCAGCCAGTCTGTGAAGGCCGATCTCGGCAAGGCGGTTCTGTCGCTGCCGTGGATCGGCTGGAACAAAGGCGCCGGCATTGCGGCCAATGCCGAATTCACGGTGAAGAAAAGCGATGCCGTCACGGAGATAGACGACTTCCGCATCCAGGGCGATGGATTCGGCGCGGCCGGAGATCTCCGCGTCGACGACGACGGGCTCGCTTTGGCCCGGTTGCGGGATGTCCGCCTTGCGAGTGGCGATGATTTCGCGGTGACGGTCGAGCGGGCGAGGGGCGGTCATGTGGTTGCGCTCACCGGTTCGTCTGCCGATATCAGACTGCCGCTGGCGCGAGCGAAGGGCCAGTCCGGCTCCGGCGACGACGGCAATGTGAAGATCAGCGCCCGGCTCGACCGCGTCGTCGGCTTCAACGGCGAGGTCTTTTCGAATGTGAGCTTCCTTCACTCGGCCCGTGGTCAAGAGATAGACGATATCGACCTGTCGGCTGTAACGGCGAGCGGGCAGGCGGTGGTCGCCAGACTGGTGAAGGCGGGGCCGGACAACACGCTGGAACTGACGACGAGCGATGCGGGCGCTCTGGCCCGCTTTACCGACATCTACCGCAACATGCGCGGCGGCCTGCTGAACCTGCGCCTCCGCGATCGGGGCGCCGGATCCTGGCGCGGCACCGTGGATCTGCGGAAATTTTCCCTAATCGGCGAACAGAAGCTGCAGTCGATGGTCTCGACGCCGGCCGGCCAGGACGGCCGCAGCCTCAATCAGGCGGTACGCAGGGACATCGACGTCAGCACCGCCCGGTTCGAGCGTGGCTTCGCCCAACTCCTGTTGGATCGTGGCGTCATCCGCGTCGATAGCGGCGTGCTGCGCGGCATCGACGTCGGCGCCACGTTCCAGGGCACGGTCCGCGACAGCAACGGCCGCATGGACATGACCGGGACCTTCATGCCGGCCTATGGCATCAATCGCTTGTTCGGCGAGTTGCCGCTGATCGGCGTCCTGCTCGGTAACGGTCGCGACCGTGGCCTTCTCGGCATTACCTTCAAGCTGACCGGCCCCTTCAACCAGCCGCATCTGGCGATCAATCCGCTGTCGCTCATCGCCCCGGGTGTCTTCCGCAGCATTTTCGAGTTTCAATAA
- a CDS encoding GGDEF domain-containing protein — protein MGGAISLLAVNFIIAQIFVVAFLIIAAKSRVRGPAIWCAAAFAVASLSAIFETVLPFTPVPKLFAIGAFASVLAGFILLRVGLGLFYRVPARLTVLAVFFLGSVILDLLIYDLPRGTLKHACFYQLPFFVIQAWSASTVLRSERRSPADWILCGLLVLTSIYHLAKIYAAVAAGAGTTAPDYLASPFALISQALGAMLIVATGIAMLGVMVKDIIDEARASSELDALSGLYNRRGFVDRLTPVLETAGADGPGTLILADLDRFKLVNDTYGHHAGDGVIRQFSRVLVELMPSRAVAARLGGEEFAVFLPRLGLSEARVLAHGMRAALASTRIDGLPDSVKITASFGVASIGPRESLEAAMQRADKALYAAKADGRNRVECAEPPVLVLPAASRRVGRS, from the coding sequence ATGGGTGGTGCGATTTCCCTGCTGGCGGTGAATTTCATCATCGCCCAGATATTCGTGGTGGCCTTTCTCATCATCGCGGCAAAAAGCCGGGTAAGAGGTCCGGCGATCTGGTGTGCGGCCGCCTTCGCCGTCGCCTCGCTCTCGGCCATCTTCGAAACCGTGCTGCCGTTCACGCCCGTGCCCAAGCTCTTTGCCATCGGGGCATTTGCAAGCGTTTTAGCCGGTTTCATCCTGCTTCGTGTCGGGCTCGGGCTCTTTTATCGAGTGCCGGCGCGCCTCACTGTCCTTGCAGTCTTCTTCCTCGGTTCGGTTATCCTCGATCTGCTGATCTACGACCTGCCGCGCGGGACGCTCAAGCACGCCTGCTTCTACCAGTTGCCGTTCTTCGTCATCCAGGCCTGGTCGGCATCGACGGTCCTGAGGTCCGAGCGCCGGTCCCCCGCGGATTGGATTCTGTGTGGCCTCTTGGTTCTGACCTCGATCTACCACCTGGCGAAAATCTACGCCGCTGTTGCCGCCGGAGCGGGCACGACGGCGCCGGACTACCTCGCAAGCCCGTTCGCGCTGATTTCGCAGGCGCTCGGCGCGATGCTGATCGTGGCGACCGGCATTGCGATGCTCGGGGTGATGGTCAAGGACATCATCGACGAGGCCCGAGCGAGCTCGGAACTTGACGCTCTTTCGGGGCTCTACAATCGCCGCGGCTTTGTCGATCGCCTCACGCCCGTTTTGGAAACTGCCGGCGCGGACGGGCCGGGTACCCTTATTCTCGCCGACCTGGACCGTTTCAAGCTGGTCAACGATACCTATGGACACCATGCGGGTGATGGGGTCATCCGACAGTTTTCGCGGGTGTTGGTCGAGCTCATGCCGAGCCGTGCGGTGGCGGCGCGCTTGGGCGGCGAGGAGTTTGCCGTATTTCTACCGCGCCTCGGCTTGTCGGAAGCCCGCGTGCTTGCCCACGGGATGCGCGCGGCGCTGGCATCGACGCGAATCGATGGATTGCCTGATAGCGTCAAGATAACGGCGAGCTTCGGGGTTGCCTCCATCGGCCCCAGGGAATCGCTGGAAGCAGCCATGCAACGCGCCGACAAGGCACTCTATGCCGCCAAAGCCGACGGCAGGAACCGCGTCGAGTGCGCCGAGCCGCCGGTGCTCGTGCTGCCCGCCGCCTCCCGGCGGGTGGGGCGGTCTTGA
- a CDS encoding peroxiredoxin, translating to MAPLRPGDPAPDFELARDGGGSISLSALRGKPVVLFFYPKDDTKTCTVEAISFSSLSEEFTSAGVALIGISPDSVKSHDRFAKKHDLSVALGADEDKTVVNAYGVWAEKSMYGRKYMGVERTTFLIDPDGIVNRIWEKVKVAGHTEEVLAAAKTLRTD from the coding sequence ATGGCACCATTGCGACCCGGCGATCCTGCCCCGGATTTCGAACTCGCTCGCGACGGCGGCGGCTCGATTTCACTGTCTGCTCTTCGCGGCAAGCCGGTGGTGTTGTTCTTCTATCCCAAGGACGACACGAAGACCTGCACCGTGGAAGCAATTTCCTTCTCGAGCCTTTCGGAAGAATTCACTTCGGCCGGTGTGGCGCTGATCGGCATCTCGCCCGACTCGGTCAAGAGCCATGACCGCTTCGCCAAGAAGCACGACCTCAGCGTCGCGCTCGGGGCGGACGAGGACAAGACAGTGGTCAACGCCTATGGCGTCTGGGCGGAAAAGAGCATGTATGGACGCAAATACATGGGTGTCGAACGCACGACCTTCCTCATCGATCCAGATGGCATCGTCAATCGGATCTGGGAAAAGGTCAAAGTGGCGGGGCACACGGAGGAAGTTCTCGCCGCGGCGAAAACTTTGCGCACCGACTGA
- a CDS encoding M23 family metallopeptidase, whose translation MSIRPENRSFGKRRQSHVLILASGDRVRHMTVRPWMAAAAASLIGVFGIGYLAASTYLVLRDDLIGGTIARQARMQHEYEDRITALRAQVDRVTSRQLLDQQIVEEKVDKLLQQQLELSSRSGRLGTLAESAEPPTASGDAAALPDAEPLAYEKRTDAKDGIQAIEEIMGIAKASAEPPAHASALGYAPEAQASDPRETASDRTDRIFSKVTLSLKGIERDQLAHVRQLTSNAQRTSDAIRTIVERTGFVLPVSKTAEASAPAVPADGTAIGGPYVEPQSQDPFEQSLTTLDNALVDLEETRDAARKLPLESPAPASDITSSFGNRLDPFLGRLALHAGIDFRAATGTRIRSTAAGTVTAAGPAGGYGNMVEIDHGNGVSTRYAHLAVVLVHVGDRVEADQVVAQSGSTGRSTGPHLHYEVRVGGLAVDPMRFLRAGTKLAGYLN comes from the coding sequence GTGTCTATTCGTCCGGAAAACCGGAGCTTCGGAAAACGTCGGCAAAGTCACGTCCTGATTCTCGCCAGCGGCGACAGGGTTCGTCACATGACGGTCCGTCCCTGGATGGCTGCGGCTGCGGCATCGCTTATCGGCGTGTTCGGCATCGGTTATCTCGCCGCGTCCACCTATCTCGTGCTTCGCGACGACCTGATCGGCGGTACGATCGCCCGGCAGGCGCGCATGCAGCATGAATACGAGGACCGAATCACGGCGCTGCGCGCTCAGGTCGATCGGGTGACGAGCCGACAGTTGCTGGATCAGCAGATCGTCGAGGAAAAGGTCGACAAACTCCTGCAGCAGCAGTTGGAGCTTTCTTCACGCAGCGGCAGGCTGGGGACGCTGGCCGAGAGCGCTGAGCCGCCGACGGCTAGCGGGGACGCGGCCGCATTGCCGGATGCCGAACCTCTCGCCTACGAAAAGCGGACCGACGCAAAGGACGGCATCCAGGCGATCGAAGAGATCATGGGCATCGCAAAGGCAAGCGCCGAACCGCCGGCGCATGCATCTGCGCTCGGCTATGCGCCGGAAGCGCAGGCAAGCGACCCAAGGGAGACCGCTTCCGATCGGACGGATCGCATCTTTTCAAAAGTTACCCTCTCGCTGAAAGGCATTGAGCGCGATCAACTGGCGCATGTTCGGCAGTTGACAAGCAATGCGCAAAGGACCTCCGACGCGATCAGGACGATCGTCGAACGCACAGGCTTTGTCCTCCCGGTTTCGAAGACCGCAGAGGCTTCCGCGCCTGCCGTTCCGGCCGACGGAACGGCGATCGGCGGACCCTATGTCGAACCACAGAGCCAGGATCCTTTCGAACAATCCCTCACCACACTCGACAATGCGCTTGTCGACCTGGAAGAGACCCGCGACGCTGCGCGAAAACTCCCCCTCGAAAGTCCGGCGCCGGCAAGTGACATCACGAGCAGTTTCGGAAATCGGCTGGATCCCTTTCTGGGGCGATTGGCGCTCCACGCCGGAATCGACTTCCGCGCCGCGACCGGCACTCGCATTCGCTCGACCGCAGCGGGAACCGTGACAGCGGCAGGGCCGGCGGGCGGATACGGCAACATGGTCGAGATCGACCACGGCAACGGTGTCTCGACGCGCTACGCGCATCTCGCCGTTGTCCTCGTACATGTCGGCGACCGAGTCGAGGCCGACCAGGTCGTCGCCCAATCCGGAAGCACTGGGCGGTCGACCGGCCCCCATCTGCATTATGAAGTTCGCGTGGGCGGCCTGGCGGTGGATCCGATGCGGTTCCTGCGCGCCGGCACGAAACTCGCCGGCTATCTGAACTGA